Proteins from a genomic interval of Prionailurus viverrinus isolate Anna chromosome F2, UM_Priviv_1.0, whole genome shotgun sequence:
- the PUF60 gene encoding poly(U)-binding-splicing factor PUF60 isoform X8, which produces MENGQNTTAKLGLPPLTPEQQEALQKAKKYAMEQSIKSVLVKQTIAHQQQQLTNLQMAAVTMGFGDPLSPLQSMAAQRQRALAIMCRVYVGSIYYELGEDTIRQAFAPFGPIKSIDMSWDSVTMKHKGFAFVEYEVPEAAQLALEQMNSVMLGGRNIKVGRPSNIGQAQPIIDQLAEEARAFNRIYVASVHQDLSDDDIKSVFEAFGKIKSCTLARDPTTGKHKGYGFIEYEKAQSSQDAVSSMNLFDLGGQYLRVGKAVTPPMPLLTPATPGGLPPAAAVAAAAATAKITAQEAVAGAAVLGTLATPGLVSPALTLAQPLGALPQAVMAAQAPGVITGVTPARPPIPVTIPSVGVVNPILASPPTLGLLEPKKEKEEEELFPESERPEMLSEQEHMSISGSSARHMVMQKLLRKQESTVMVLRNMVDPKDIDDDLEGEVTEECGKFGAVNRVIIYQEKQGEEEDAEIIVKIFVEFSIASETHKAIQALNGRWFAGRKVVAEVYDQERFDNSDLSA; this is translated from the exons ATGGAGAACGGGCAGAACACAACCGCGAAGCTGGGACTGCCTCCTCTGACGCCCGAGCAGCAAGAGGCCCTCCAGAAG GCCAAGAAGTACGCCATGGAGCAGAGCATCAAGAGCGTGCTGGTGAAGCAGACCATCGCGCACCAGCAACAGCAGCTCACCAACCTGCAG ATGGCAGCAGTGACAATGGGCTTTGGAGATCCTCTCTCACCTTTGCAATCG ATGGCAGCTCAGCGGCAGCGGGCGCTGGCCATCATGTGTCGGGTCTACGTGGGCTCCATCTACTATGAGCTCGGGGAGGACACCATTCGCCAGGCTTTTGCTCCCTTCGGACCCATCAAGAGCATTGACATGTCCTGGGACTCCGTCACCATGAAGCACAAG GGCTTTGCCTTTGTGGAGTACGAGGTCCCAGAAGCTGCGCAGCTCGCCTTGGAGCAGATGAACTCAGTGATGCTAGGAGGCAGGAACATCAAG GTGGGCAGACCCAGCAATATAGGGCAGGCCCAGCCTATCATAGACCAGCTGGCCGAGGAGGCGCGAGCTTTCAATCGCATCTACGTGGCTTCTGTGCACCAGGATCTTTCCGACGATGACATCAAGAGCGTATTTGAGGCCTTTGGCAAGATCAAATCTTGCACACTGGCCCGGGACCCCACAACTGGCAAGCACAAGGGTTATGGGTTCATTG AGTATGAGAAGGCCCAGTCATCCCAGGATGCCGTGTCTTCCATGAACCTGTTTGATCTGGGTGGCCAGTACTTGCGGGTGGGCAAGGCTGTCACACCCCCCATGCCCCTGCTTACACCTGCCACACCCGGAGGCCTCCCACCTGCTGCTGCCGTGGCCGCAGCTGCAGCCACAGCCAAGATCACAGCTCAG GAAGCAGTGGCTGGAGCAGCGGTGCTGGGTACCCTGGCCACTCCTGGACTGGTGTCCCCTGCACTGACTCTGGCCCAACCTCTGGGGGCTTTGCCCCAGGCTGTCATGGCTGCCCAGGCGCCAGGAGTCATCACAG GTGTGACCCCAGCCCGGCCTCCCATTCCGGTCACCATCCCCTCTGTGGGAGTGGTGAACCCCATCCTGGCCAGCCCCCCAACGCTGGGTCTCCTGGAGcccaagaaggagaaggaggaggaggagctctTTCCTGAGTCGGAGCGGCCGGAGATGCTCAGCGAGCAGGAGCACATGAGCATCTCCGGTAGTAGCGCCCGCCACATGGTGATGCAGAAGCTGCTCCGAAAGCAGGAG TCCACGGTGATGGTTCTGCGTAACATGGTGGACCCCAAGGACATCGACGATGACCTGGAGGGGGAGGTGACCGAGGAGTGTGGCAAGTTTGGTGCTGTGAACCGTGTCATCATATACCAGGAGAAGCAGGGCGAGGAGGAGGACGCAGAGATCATCGTCAAGATTTTTGTGGAGTTTTCCATAGCCTCCGAGACTCACAAGGCCATCCAGGCCCTCAATGGGCGCTGGTTTGCTGGCCGCAAGGTGGTGGCTGAAGTGTATGACCAGGAGCGTTTTGATAACAGTGACCTTTCTGCGTGA
- the PUF60 gene encoding poly(U)-binding-splicing factor PUF60 isoform X2, protein MQVNGQQGGGSEPAAAAAAAAAAVVAAGDKWKPPQGTDSIKMENGQNTTAKLGLPPLTPEQQEALQKAKKYAMEQSIKSVLVKQTIAHQQQQLTNLQMAAVTMGFGDPLSPLQSMAAQRQRALAIMCRVYVGSIYYELGEDTIRQAFAPFGPIKSIDMSWDSVTMKHKGFAFVEYEVPEAAQLALEQMNSVMLGGRNIKVGRPSNIGQAQPIIDQLAEEARAFNRIYVASVHQDLSDDDIKSVFEAFGKIKSCTLARDPTTGKHKGYGFIEYEKAQSSQDAVSSMNLFDLGGQYLRVGKAVTPPMPLLTPATPGGLPPAAAVAAAAATAKITAQEAVAGAAVLGTLATPGLVSPALTLAQPLGALPQAVMAAQAPGVITGVTPARPPIPVTIPSVGVVNPILASPPTLGLLEPKKEKEEEELFPESERPEMLSEQEHMSISGSSARHMVMQKLLRKQESTVMVLRNMVDPKDIDDDLEGEVTEECGKFGAVNRVIIYQEKQGEEEDAEIIVKIFVEFSIASETHKAIQALNGRWFAGRKVVAEVYDQERFDNSDLSA, encoded by the exons ATG CAGGTCAATGGCCAGCAAGGAGGGGGGTCCGAgccagcggcggcggcggcagcggcggcggcggcagtggTGGCAGCGGGAGACAAATGGAAACCTCCACAG GGGACGGACTCCATCAAGATGGAGAACGGGCAGAACACAACCGCGAAGCTGGGACTGCCTCCTCTGACGCCCGAGCAGCAAGAGGCCCTCCAGAAG GCCAAGAAGTACGCCATGGAGCAGAGCATCAAGAGCGTGCTGGTGAAGCAGACCATCGCGCACCAGCAACAGCAGCTCACCAACCTGCAG ATGGCAGCAGTGACAATGGGCTTTGGAGATCCTCTCTCACCTTTGCAATCG ATGGCAGCTCAGCGGCAGCGGGCGCTGGCCATCATGTGTCGGGTCTACGTGGGCTCCATCTACTATGAGCTCGGGGAGGACACCATTCGCCAGGCTTTTGCTCCCTTCGGACCCATCAAGAGCATTGACATGTCCTGGGACTCCGTCACCATGAAGCACAAG GGCTTTGCCTTTGTGGAGTACGAGGTCCCAGAAGCTGCGCAGCTCGCCTTGGAGCAGATGAACTCAGTGATGCTAGGAGGCAGGAACATCAAG GTGGGCAGACCCAGCAATATAGGGCAGGCCCAGCCTATCATAGACCAGCTGGCCGAGGAGGCGCGAGCTTTCAATCGCATCTACGTGGCTTCTGTGCACCAGGATCTTTCCGACGATGACATCAAGAGCGTATTTGAGGCCTTTGGCAAGATCAAATCTTGCACACTGGCCCGGGACCCCACAACTGGCAAGCACAAGGGTTATGGGTTCATTG AGTATGAGAAGGCCCAGTCATCCCAGGATGCCGTGTCTTCCATGAACCTGTTTGATCTGGGTGGCCAGTACTTGCGGGTGGGCAAGGCTGTCACACCCCCCATGCCCCTGCTTACACCTGCCACACCCGGAGGCCTCCCACCTGCTGCTGCCGTGGCCGCAGCTGCAGCCACAGCCAAGATCACAGCTCAG GAAGCAGTGGCTGGAGCAGCGGTGCTGGGTACCCTGGCCACTCCTGGACTGGTGTCCCCTGCACTGACTCTGGCCCAACCTCTGGGGGCTTTGCCCCAGGCTGTCATGGCTGCCCAGGCGCCAGGAGTCATCACAG GTGTGACCCCAGCCCGGCCTCCCATTCCGGTCACCATCCCCTCTGTGGGAGTGGTGAACCCCATCCTGGCCAGCCCCCCAACGCTGGGTCTCCTGGAGcccaagaaggagaaggaggaggaggagctctTTCCTGAGTCGGAGCGGCCGGAGATGCTCAGCGAGCAGGAGCACATGAGCATCTCCGGTAGTAGCGCCCGCCACATGGTGATGCAGAAGCTGCTCCGAAAGCAGGAG TCCACGGTGATGGTTCTGCGTAACATGGTGGACCCCAAGGACATCGACGATGACCTGGAGGGGGAGGTGACCGAGGAGTGTGGCAAGTTTGGTGCTGTGAACCGTGTCATCATATACCAGGAGAAGCAGGGCGAGGAGGAGGACGCAGAGATCATCGTCAAGATTTTTGTGGAGTTTTCCATAGCCTCCGAGACTCACAAGGCCATCCAGGCCCTCAATGGGCGCTGGTTTGCTGGCCGCAAGGTGGTGGCTGAAGTGTATGACCAGGAGCGTTTTGATAACAGTGACCTTTCTGCGTGA